From Pseudodesulfovibrio sp. S3, the proteins below share one genomic window:
- a CDS encoding spermidine/putrescine ABC transporter substrate-binding protein encodes MRKLLLAVMMVLLTIAVLAPCAFAAEEMRLLIWSEYMPEDFLSDFEKDTGIKVRVEYYESMEEMVAKLQAGGKNQYDVVVPSDYIIPAMVKLELLRELDHSKLPNLSNLQATFINPKWDNGNKYTVAYQWGTLGMMYRKDKLKDFDGSWKVIFDADKRQGAFIMVDSIREMLGVAQCAMGMDVNTTDKTELKALMDKMLEAKKSDYFAGFDVGTGGRSKVVAGTAVAAIVYNGDALRAVADNPDTCAFVNPSEGTIGWVDNMSIPIGAPHPDMAHTFINWVLKPEVGAKLSNWTQYATPNKAAFPLITPEDFKNQAIYPEEAYMSKLQFIQDLGNDNKMYDQIWTMVKTR; translated from the coding sequence ATGCGTAAATTGCTGTTAGCCGTCATGATGGTCCTTTTGACGATCGCCGTACTGGCACCCTGTGCCTTTGCTGCCGAGGAAATGCGCCTGCTCATCTGGAGCGAATACATGCCTGAAGATTTCCTGTCCGACTTCGAAAAGGACACCGGGATCAAGGTCCGTGTGGAATATTACGAGTCCATGGAGGAAATGGTCGCCAAGCTCCAGGCCGGCGGCAAGAACCAGTATGACGTCGTTGTTCCGTCCGACTATATCATCCCGGCCATGGTCAAACTGGAACTGCTCAGGGAACTCGACCACTCCAAGCTCCCCAACCTGTCCAACCTCCAGGCGACGTTCATCAATCCCAAGTGGGACAACGGCAACAAATACACCGTTGCCTACCAGTGGGGAACCCTGGGCATGATGTACCGCAAGGACAAACTCAAGGACTTTGACGGCTCCTGGAAGGTCATCTTCGACGCCGACAAGCGTCAGGGCGCCTTCATCATGGTCGACTCCATCCGTGAGATGCTCGGCGTGGCCCAGTGTGCCATGGGCATGGACGTCAACACCACGGACAAGACGGAACTCAAGGCCCTGATGGACAAGATGCTCGAAGCCAAGAAATCCGACTACTTCGCAGGGTTCGACGTCGGCACCGGCGGTCGTTCCAAGGTCGTGGCCGGCACCGCTGTCGCCGCCATCGTCTACAACGGCGATGCCCTGCGCGCCGTGGCCGACAACCCGGACACCTGCGCTTTCGTGAATCCGTCCGAAGGCACCATCGGCTGGGTGGACAACATGTCCATCCCCATCGGCGCACCCCACCCGGACATGGCGCACACCTTCATCAACTGGGTCCTGAAACCCGAGGTCGGCGCCAAACTGTCCAACTGGACCCAGTACGCCACCCCGAACAAGGCGGCCTTCCCGCTCATCACGCCTGAGGACTTCAAAAACCAGGCGATCTACCCGGAAGAGGCCTACATGTCCAAGCTGCAGTTCATCCAGGACCTGGGCAACGACAACAAGATGTACGACCAGATCTGGACCATGGTGAAAACCCGCTAA
- a CDS encoding putrescine aminotransferase, with protein MTRDIQQAFQEASDFVDIIKKPTGTVSLDERKAIAIETVENFRDYINKGFLEYRKSVTEAGSFAVTEWTGQGSILRDALDREYIDILGGFGLYSYGIRHPKIIEAVKAQLDRSPQYSQEMLDPLRAKLARIIAKLTPGDIQYGFFANSGTEAVEGAMKLAKFYTGKKGFISMLKGFHGKTLGSLSLMGKNDYRAPLLPLLEGVRHVNFGDADAVESELKHAKAVGDDIAAVVAEPIQGEAGAIVPPADYWPKLRQICDKYEVLLIADEVQTGFGRTGEIFGVDHWDVQPDIMCFGKALGGGVVPMSGFFSTPKIWEVMEPNPFMHTTTTGGNPLACASALAAITVMHEEDLPNQAKEKGIYVKKRLNELSDRYPGILDSVSGLGLLIGMQFATNEIGYEVASGLFARGVITAGTLTNAKCIRFEPALNISYDLLDEALNRMEDVIKDIKV; from the coding sequence ATGACTCGCGATATCCAACAGGCATTTCAGGAAGCAAGCGACTTTGTCGACATCATCAAGAAACCCACCGGGACGGTTTCATTGGATGAGCGCAAGGCAATCGCCATCGAAACCGTGGAAAACTTCCGTGATTACATCAACAAGGGGTTTCTCGAATACCGCAAATCCGTGACCGAAGCCGGCTCCTTTGCCGTGACCGAATGGACCGGCCAGGGCTCCATCCTGAGAGACGCCCTGGATCGCGAATACATCGACATCCTCGGCGGATTCGGCCTTTACAGCTACGGCATCCGCCATCCCAAGATCATTGAAGCCGTCAAGGCGCAGCTCGACCGCTCGCCCCAATACTCCCAGGAAATGCTCGACCCCTTGCGCGCCAAACTCGCCCGGATCATCGCCAAGCTCACCCCCGGCGATATCCAGTACGGATTCTTTGCCAACTCCGGCACCGAAGCCGTTGAAGGAGCCATGAAGCTGGCCAAATTCTACACCGGCAAAAAAGGGTTCATCTCCATGCTCAAGGGATTCCACGGCAAGACCCTGGGTTCCCTTTCCCTCATGGGCAAGAACGACTACCGCGCTCCCCTGTTGCCGCTGCTGGAAGGCGTCCGCCACGTCAACTTCGGTGATGCCGACGCCGTCGAATCGGAGTTGAAGCATGCCAAAGCCGTGGGCGACGACATCGCCGCCGTTGTTGCCGAGCCCATCCAGGGCGAAGCCGGGGCCATTGTACCGCCCGCCGACTACTGGCCCAAACTGCGCCAGATCTGCGACAAGTACGAAGTGCTGCTGATCGCCGACGAGGTCCAAACCGGATTCGGCCGCACAGGTGAAATCTTCGGAGTGGACCATTGGGACGTGCAGCCCGACATCATGTGCTTCGGCAAGGCACTGGGCGGCGGCGTGGTGCCCATGTCCGGCTTCTTCTCCACCCCCAAGATTTGGGAAGTCATGGAACCGAACCCGTTCATGCACACCACGACCACCGGCGGCAACCCCCTGGCCTGCGCCTCCGCCCTGGCCGCCATCACGGTCATGCACGAGGAAGACCTGCCCAACCAGGCCAAGGAAAAGGGCATATATGTCAAGAAACGCCTGAACGAACTTTCGGACAGGTATCCCGGCATCCTTGACTCCGTGTCAGGCCTCGGCCTGCTCATCGGCATGCAGTTCGCCACCAACGAAATCGGCTACGAAGTGGCTTCGGGCCTGTTCGCACGGGGCGTGATCACGGCAGGGACCCTGACCAACGCCAAGTGCATCCGTTTTGAACCCGCCTTGAACATCTCCTACGACCTGCTCGACGAAGCGCTCAATCGCATGGAAGATGTGATCAAGGACATCAAGGTCTAG
- a CDS encoding ABC transporter permease, which yields MRQRKPFLIPFFAIGTLMFLYMPLLAVASFSVNNSRFGLTWQGFTWKWYLELFRNEQILEAVGNTLLLSGVSTVIATVLGTALAIGLSRFPWGRKTAAFFEFNLYMPVITPEIVFAGALVIAFASLRYISSAFEPGMLNMIIGHVTFQVAFVALVVRSRLAAFNNEIEEASRDLYADNWYTLRKVILPMLTPGIVSGAMLAFTLSLDDFIISFFTAGPTSVTLPLYIFAEVHRGITPKIHALSTVGLLLTIILVVASEKISNNLNGKENEDA from the coding sequence ATGAGACAGCGCAAACCCTTCCTGATCCCCTTCTTTGCCATCGGAACCCTGATGTTCCTCTACATGCCGCTCTTGGCCGTGGCCTCTTTTTCAGTCAACAACTCCCGCTTCGGGCTGACGTGGCAGGGCTTCACCTGGAAATGGTATCTGGAACTCTTCCGCAATGAACAGATACTCGAAGCCGTGGGCAACACCCTGCTCCTCAGCGGCGTTTCCACCGTGATCGCCACCGTGCTCGGAACCGCCCTGGCCATTGGACTGAGCCGATTCCCGTGGGGCAGGAAAACAGCCGCCTTCTTCGAATTCAACCTGTACATGCCGGTCATCACACCGGAAATCGTGTTCGCGGGCGCACTGGTCATCGCCTTTGCCTCCCTGCGCTACATCTCTTCCGCCTTTGAACCCGGCATGCTCAACATGATCATCGGCCACGTCACCTTCCAGGTCGCCTTCGTGGCCCTGGTGGTGCGCAGCCGGCTGGCGGCCTTCAACAACGAGATCGAGGAAGCGTCCAGAGACCTCTATGCCGACAACTGGTACACCCTGCGAAAGGTCATCCTGCCCATGCTCACCCCGGGCATCGTGTCCGGGGCCATGCTCGCCTTCACCCTCTCGCTGGACGACTTCATCATCAGTTTCTTCACGGCCGGGCCCACTTCGGTGACCCTGCCGCTCTACATATTCGCAGAGGTGCATCGCGGCATCACGCCCAAGATTCACGCCCTGTCCACGGTGGGTCTCTTGCTGACGATTATACTGGTCGTCGCTTCAGAAAAGATTTCTAACAATTTGAACGGAAAGGAGAACGAAGATGCGTAA
- a CDS encoding ABC transporter ATP-binding protein produces the protein MSLEAYAVTKSYGEVQALKNVDITVKKGELFTLLGPSGCGKTTLLRIIAGLEQADSGSIFLNGLPIYNKPANERPVNTVFQSYALFPHMTNADNIAFGLRSQKIPESEIKPRVQKMLEMLELNNFKDRYPDQLSGGQRQRVAMARALVCEPELLLLDEPMSALDAKLRTQLQVQLRRLQQQLHKTFILVTHDQDEALTVSDRIAVMKDGEVLQYGSPRQIYDRPNCRFVAEFIGTANILEAERRSDQTFTQVGRLTLPSPPQWKHGALVIRPEGILLRDKEPETNGVLATVTETFYRGNFLDITLEPGGLRMRCAPHKKLNVGDQIWVELLEDALVAIDD, from the coding sequence ATGAGTCTTGAAGCATACGCCGTCACCAAAAGCTACGGAGAGGTCCAGGCCCTCAAGAATGTGGACATCACGGTCAAGAAGGGTGAATTGTTCACCCTGCTCGGCCCTTCAGGCTGCGGAAAGACCACCCTCCTGCGGATTATAGCGGGACTTGAACAGGCCGACTCCGGCTCGATCTTTCTCAACGGGCTGCCCATCTACAACAAACCCGCCAACGAACGGCCCGTGAACACGGTCTTTCAGAGCTACGCACTGTTTCCGCACATGACCAACGCGGACAACATAGCCTTTGGCCTGCGCTCACAAAAAATACCCGAATCGGAAATCAAACCCAGAGTCCAGAAGATGCTGGAAATGCTGGAACTGAACAACTTCAAAGACCGTTATCCCGACCAGCTTTCCGGCGGCCAGCGCCAGCGTGTTGCCATGGCGCGCGCCCTGGTCTGCGAACCCGAACTCCTGCTGCTGGACGAACCCATGTCCGCCCTGGATGCCAAGCTGCGCACCCAGTTGCAGGTGCAGCTCAGACGGCTGCAGCAACAACTGCACAAGACGTTCATTCTGGTCACCCACGATCAGGACGAAGCCTTGACCGTATCCGACCGCATCGCCGTCATGAAGGACGGCGAAGTATTGCAGTACGGTTCCCCCAGACAGATATACGACCGCCCCAACTGCCGTTTCGTGGCTGAATTCATCGGTACGGCCAACATCCTGGAGGCGGAGCGGCGCAGTGACCAGACCTTCACCCAAGTGGGCAGACTGACCCTGCCCTCCCCGCCCCAATGGAAGCACGGGGCACTGGTCATCCGTCCCGAGGGCATCCTGCTGCGCGACAAGGAGCCGGAGACCAACGGAGTACTGGCAACAGTCACCGAAACATTCTACCGAGGCAATTTCCTGGACATCACCCTGGAGCCCGGCGGCCTGCGCATGCGCTGCGCACCGCACAAGAAACTCAATGTGGGCGATCAGATCTGGGTGGAACTGCTCGAAGACGCACTGGTGGCCATCGATGACTAA
- a CDS encoding amidohydrolase has translation MQDNYILINGNILSMDETDSRHTALAVENGRIRCVGDHSDMAGLMAAGWPVMDLEGQTVLPGFIDSHQHLGLTGQVLNGIDFQDVDSLEIVYEKIAEAARTTRPGAWILGYTLNDTSLKEKRLPLKEELDALCTTSPIMIVHSSWHLCALNSKALEILAPPSDLSGMDLGPDGKPTGLIRDPGAPDFVFPAVSGLTPEDVKLDSFRRACRAAQKQGITTLHCLEGGGFGPGDTRLVLQNRDKLPLNTVIWNQVMDIDETVALGLTRIGGCICADGAIDAYTAALFEPYLNQPDNCGTLNFTQEEMDAFILAAHEKGLQVAIHCETDRAIEQVLSAMEKALEAHPRQDHRHRIEHCEIPTKDQVERMGRAGIMAGMQPAFLPYLVDMEDYELRFGMERLRWMHPYRTMLENGVRMSGGSDCPVTPHGPLVGIQAAVLHPIEEERLTALEAIRMFTIDAAFSGFEETIRGSIEPGKIADLVILSADPTNVVPEAIRDIAIIKTIVEGKPVDDARDGPKA, from the coding sequence ATGCAAGACAATTATATTCTCATAAACGGCAACATCCTCTCCATGGATGAAACGGATTCCCGACACACGGCCCTGGCCGTGGAAAACGGCAGAATCCGCTGTGTCGGCGACCATTCCGACATGGCCGGACTCATGGCCGCAGGCTGGCCCGTCATGGACCTTGAAGGCCAGACCGTTCTGCCCGGTTTCATCGACTCCCACCAACACCTCGGCCTGACCGGCCAGGTGCTCAACGGCATCGATTTCCAGGACGTTGACTCCCTGGAAATCGTGTATGAAAAGATTGCCGAGGCCGCCCGGACCACACGGCCCGGCGCCTGGATTCTCGGGTATACCCTCAACGACACCTCCCTCAAGGAAAAGCGCCTTCCCCTGAAGGAGGAGCTGGACGCCCTGTGCACTACCAGCCCGATCATGATCGTGCACTCGTCCTGGCATTTGTGCGCGCTCAACTCCAAGGCCCTTGAGATACTCGCCCCGCCGTCGGACCTGTCCGGCATGGACCTCGGCCCGGACGGCAAACCCACCGGGCTGATCCGCGATCCCGGCGCACCCGACTTCGTTTTTCCGGCCGTCTCCGGCCTGACCCCCGAGGACGTGAAGCTCGACAGCTTCCGCCGGGCGTGCCGGGCGGCCCAGAAACAGGGCATCACCACCCTGCACTGCCTGGAGGGCGGCGGATTCGGCCCCGGCGACACCCGCTTGGTGCTGCAAAACCGAGACAAACTGCCGCTCAACACCGTGATCTGGAACCAGGTCATGGACATCGACGAGACTGTGGCCCTGGGGCTGACGCGCATCGGCGGCTGCATCTGCGCCGACGGTGCCATCGACGCCTACACCGCGGCCCTGTTCGAACCGTACCTGAATCAACCCGACAACTGCGGCACACTGAATTTCACGCAGGAAGAGATGGACGCCTTCATCCTTGCGGCCCACGAAAAGGGACTCCAGGTCGCCATCCACTGCGAAACCGATCGGGCCATCGAGCAGGTTCTTTCGGCCATGGAAAAGGCCCTTGAGGCACACCCTCGCCAAGACCACCGCCATCGTATCGAGCACTGCGAGATACCCACGAAGGATCAGGTCGAACGCATGGGAAGGGCGGGTATCATGGCGGGTATGCAGCCCGCATTCCTGCCCTATCTGGTGGACATGGAAGACTACGAACTCCGGTTCGGCATGGAGCGGCTGCGCTGGATGCACCCCTACCGGACCATGCTGGAAAACGGCGTGAGGATGAGCGGCGGTTCGGACTGCCCCGTCACGCCCCACGGGCCGCTCGTGGGAATTCAGGCCGCTGTGCTCCATCCCATTGAAGAAGAACGGCTCACTGCACTTGAAGCCATTAGAATGTTTACAATAGATGCTGCATTCAGCGGATTCGAAGAAACGATCCGCGGCAGCATCGAGCCGGGCAAAATCGCCGATCTGGTGATTCTGAGCGCCGACCCCACAAACGTGGTCCCGGAAGCCATTCGCGATATCGCGATCATCAAGACCATTGTCGAAGGCAAACCGGTGGACGACGCCAGAGACGGTCCAAAAGCATAG
- a CDS encoding ABC transporter permease, with protein sequence MTNESHSNTRIWFGELTTRNSLRRRGLLHISPGLFWILMFLTIPALALIALSFATRGGYGEIEWVFTFENYTRLAGYGMFGWSPDYLVILARSLWVAFVTTTICIGLAFPLAFFIAKKPKHTRYIWLTLVIIPFWTNLVIRTYAWQLVLSPDLPIAKFAAALGFIPAGSPLYPSSFAVYLGMISAFLPFVVLPLYSSVEKLDWSLVEAAYDLYSNKRRIFMQAILPQTLPGLSVGAILTFVPAMGMFLIPDFLGGAKYMLVGNLIQQQFGKSRDWPFGAAVSLALMALTLIGLFLFRRKGDKIEVV encoded by the coding sequence ATGACTAACGAATCCCATTCAAATACCCGCATCTGGTTCGGCGAACTGACCACCAGAAACTCGCTGAGGCGCCGGGGCCTGCTCCACATCTCACCGGGGCTGTTCTGGATTCTCATGTTCCTGACCATCCCGGCCCTGGCGCTCATTGCCCTCAGCTTTGCCACCCGCGGCGGCTACGGGGAGATCGAGTGGGTCTTCACCTTCGAGAATTACACCCGGCTGGCAGGCTACGGCATGTTCGGCTGGAGCCCGGACTATCTGGTCATCCTGGCCCGCTCCCTGTGGGTGGCCTTCGTGACCACCACCATCTGCATCGGTCTCGCCTTTCCCCTGGCCTTTTTCATTGCCAAAAAGCCCAAGCACACTCGGTACATCTGGCTGACACTGGTGATCATCCCGTTCTGGACCAACCTGGTCATCCGCACCTACGCCTGGCAGCTCGTCCTCTCTCCGGACCTGCCCATTGCCAAATTCGCGGCCGCACTCGGATTCATCCCGGCGGGCAGCCCGCTCTATCCCTCGTCCTTTGCCGTATACCTGGGCATGATCTCGGCATTTCTCCCGTTCGTGGTCCTGCCGCTATACTCCAGCGTGGAAAAACTCGACTGGTCTCTGGTGGAGGCAGCCTACGATCTGTATTCCAACAAACGGCGGATCTTCATGCAGGCCATCCTGCCCCAGACCCTGCCCGGCCTGTCCGTAGGCGCCATCCTGACGTTTGTTCCGGCCATGGGCATGTTCCTCATCCCGGACTTCCTGGGCGGAGCAAAGTACATGCTGGTGGGCAACCTCATCCAGCAACAGTTCGGCAAGAGCCGCGACTGGCCTTTTGGCGCGGCAGTGTCCCTGGCCCTCATGGCCCTGACCCTCATCGGCCTGTTCCTGTTCCGCCGCAAGGGCGACAAAATCGAGGTGGTCTAG
- a CDS encoding 4Fe-4S dicluster domain-containing protein — translation MTMTLITNPDLCTGCNRCAYACSARHENMFAPALARLSINNYPLQGYSVPSVCFQCKRPDCLTACPEQAITRGLDGIVTIDADICTGCGKCIPACSWGMVSKHPTTGKAFKCDLCGGDPACVAECHFNALTFAEWEGDTAKNKAKQMKFRNEYGSPELKRDAFGKSIMNEAGR, via the coding sequence ATGACCATGACGCTCATAACCAACCCCGACCTGTGCACGGGCTGCAACCGGTGCGCCTACGCCTGTTCGGCCAGACACGAAAACATGTTCGCGCCCGCCCTGGCCAGGCTGTCCATCAACAATTACCCGCTGCAAGGCTATTCAGTGCCGTCAGTCTGTTTCCAGTGCAAACGGCCGGACTGTCTGACCGCCTGCCCGGAACAGGCCATCACGCGCGGCCTGGACGGCATCGTCACCATCGATGCCGACATCTGCACCGGATGCGGCAAATGCATTCCCGCCTGTTCCTGGGGCATGGTTAGCAAACACCCGACCACGGGCAAGGCTTTCAAATGCGACCTGTGTGGCGGCGATCCGGCCTGCGTGGCGGAATGCCACTTCAACGCCCTGACCTTTGCGGAATGGGAAGGCGACACCGCAAAAAACAAAGCAAAGCAAATGAAATTCAGAAACGAATACGGCTCCCCGGAACTTAAACGGGACGCCTTTGGAAAATCCATAATGAACGAGGCTGGAAGATAA
- a CDS encoding aldehyde ferredoxin oxidoreductase family protein, with the protein MYLYAGKILRVDLSAGTITDEPLNRDWLRQFWGGWGLAAKYFTELANPAVDALDASTPMIFMTGALAGTLAPLSGRFCMVSRSPQTGTIFESNVGGSIGPELKHAGYDGMIITGRAAGPVFISINDADVSIEDAGYLWGKPIFETEKALKAASGCPAAKSMAIGPAGENLIPFACVGSEAYRQFGRGGVGALFGSKNLKGVVIRGTGGIRVADMEKFLSVARTASAENLMTEANLWAKTDGTPLIVNVTNEMGLHPTRNFTYGVNEDFGAIGTESVKKATISQRACISCPLGCGKFTSVDGVAVEGPEYETLCLGGSNCGMNDLGSIIKFNRTCDDWGVDTITTGATIAMAMDMKEMGLHDFGLEFGGKAEYLSVVEEIATLSTDRGRDLALGTRGLGEKYNAGHLAVNSKGLEFPAYDPRGNHGMGLAYATSERGACHLRAFPLFSETPFDHEALVAEVVSGQNFNGIKWSMCICDFWGSVNSTILADLLSAALGETVTSEELDLAGERIWNLARLFNLKAGFTAKDDTLPDKILKTALKKGPNDGSTMTSADLADMKQRYYTSREWDSNGVPTQAKRAALSL; encoded by the coding sequence ATGTACCTCTATGCAGGCAAGATTCTCCGCGTTGATCTGAGTGCGGGAACCATCACCGATGAACCGCTGAACCGGGACTGGCTCCGCCAGTTCTGGGGCGGCTGGGGATTGGCGGCAAAGTATTTCACGGAACTGGCTAATCCCGCTGTCGACGCACTTGACGCGAGCACGCCCATGATTTTCATGACCGGTGCACTGGCCGGGACATTGGCCCCACTGTCCGGCAGATTCTGCATGGTCTCCAGGTCTCCGCAGACCGGTACCATCTTCGAATCCAACGTGGGCGGTTCCATCGGCCCGGAACTGAAACATGCCGGATACGACGGCATGATCATCACCGGCAGGGCTGCGGGTCCGGTGTTTATCAGCATCAACGACGCCGATGTCTCCATAGAGGACGCAGGATATCTCTGGGGCAAGCCCATCTTCGAGACCGAGAAGGCTTTGAAGGCGGCTTCGGGGTGCCCGGCAGCCAAGTCCATGGCTATCGGCCCGGCGGGCGAAAATCTGATTCCTTTTGCCTGCGTGGGCAGCGAGGCCTACCGCCAGTTCGGTCGCGGCGGCGTGGGCGCGCTCTTCGGGTCCAAGAATCTCAAGGGCGTGGTCATTCGCGGCACCGGCGGCATACGCGTTGCGGACATGGAAAAGTTCCTGTCCGTGGCAAGGACAGCCTCGGCCGAGAACCTCATGACCGAGGCCAACCTGTGGGCCAAAACCGACGGCACGCCGCTCATCGTGAACGTGACCAACGAAATGGGGTTGCATCCCACCCGGAACTTCACCTATGGCGTCAATGAAGACTTCGGGGCCATCGGCACCGAGTCCGTGAAAAAGGCGACCATCTCCCAGCGGGCATGCATCTCCTGCCCCCTGGGCTGCGGCAAGTTCACCTCCGTCGACGGGGTGGCCGTGGAAGGGCCGGAGTACGAGACGCTCTGCCTGGGCGGTTCCAACTGCGGCATGAACGACCTCGGCTCCATCATCAAGTTCAATCGCACCTGCGACGACTGGGGCGTGGACACCATCACCACCGGGGCCACCATTGCCATGGCCATGGACATGAAGGAGATGGGATTGCACGATTTCGGGCTGGAATTCGGCGGGAAAGCCGAGTATCTTTCAGTCGTTGAGGAGATCGCCACCCTGTCAACGGACCGGGGCAGGGATCTCGCTCTGGGCACAAGGGGATTGGGTGAGAAATACAACGCCGGACATTTGGCCGTGAACTCCAAGGGATTGGAATTCCCGGCATACGACCCACGCGGCAACCACGGCATGGGGCTGGCCTACGCCACTTCCGAACGGGGTGCCTGCCATTTGCGTGCCTTCCCGTTATTCTCGGAAACCCCGTTTGATCACGAGGCCCTGGTGGCCGAGGTCGTCAGCGGCCAAAACTTCAACGGCATCAAATGGTCCATGTGCATCTGCGACTTTTGGGGCAGCGTCAACTCCACCATTCTGGCAGACCTGCTCAGTGCGGCCCTGGGAGAGACCGTGACCTCCGAGGAACTCGATTTGGCCGGAGAGCGCATCTGGAATCTGGCCCGGCTGTTCAACCTCAAGGCGGGTTTCACGGCCAAGGACGACACACTGCCGGATAAGATCCTGAAAACCGCCCTCAAGAAAGGTCCGAATGACGGCAGCACCATGACCAGTGCAGATCTGGCGGACATGAAACAGCGTTACTACACCAGTCGCGAGTGGGACAGCAACGGCGTGCCCACGCAGGCCAAGCGCGCGGCCCTGAGCCTGTAA
- a CDS encoding aldehyde ferredoxin oxidoreductase family protein — translation MNGVYGRILFIDCSARTFRVEPMKNLGLDLPGGKALGTRLLLELNPPGVAPLAPENHFIITTGPCCGTSVWGGSRYGVYSKSPQTGFYAESYSGGKTPEAIDRAGFDAIVISGAAHSLTALAIHPDGCIFHDVPELAGVETYAAEDALIEQYTPNGEGFGRPGALVIGPAGENLIAFAVLENDYWRSAGRCGMGAVLGSKKIKGIVFAGDRKRKVADPEGLKAFAKQFRNHNIDSPATKAYRARGTTQMVALMNTVGAFPSRYWSAGSCDHWERISGDAFHEQHEITPHACLKCFMACGRKARISHGPHKGLTIEGPEYETIYAFGGLCMIRNIDEIAHLNDLCDRLGMDTISAGNLCALVAEASSQGRLDAPLSYGDANGISALLEQISNREGLGNILADGIVKASKQLGLSDMAVHVKGLEPAGYDPRVLKGMGLTYGTSPRGACHLRTTFYKPELAGMIPPEAIEGKADLLISFEDRLVIFDCLILCRFYRDMYDWDTLARMLTLVTGAPWDQDSLRKAAARVVDDTRRFNVREGLTPDDDRLPKKLHEALPSGHSITREEYALLLNDYYHLRGWDESGIPPIDTLAKEKQRYES, via the coding sequence ATGAACGGGGTTTACGGTCGCATACTCTTCATCGACTGCTCGGCGCGGACCTTCCGCGTCGAGCCGATGAAAAACCTCGGCCTCGACCTGCCCGGGGGCAAGGCGCTGGGCACGCGTCTTCTGCTCGAGCTCAATCCTCCCGGAGTCGCTCCCCTGGCCCCCGAGAACCACTTCATCATCACCACAGGCCCATGCTGCGGCACATCGGTCTGGGGCGGCAGTCGATACGGCGTGTACTCCAAATCGCCGCAAACCGGCTTCTACGCCGAATCCTACTCCGGCGGCAAAACACCGGAAGCCATTGACCGCGCCGGATTCGATGCCATTGTCATCTCAGGGGCGGCCCACAGCCTGACCGCCCTGGCCATCCACCCGGACGGGTGCATCTTCCATGACGTGCCGGAGCTTGCCGGGGTCGAAACCTACGCTGCCGAAGACGCGCTCATAGAACAGTACACCCCCAATGGCGAGGGTTTCGGCAGACCCGGGGCCTTGGTCATCGGTCCTGCGGGCGAGAACCTGATCGCCTTTGCCGTCCTGGAGAACGATTATTGGCGCAGTGCAGGCCGGTGCGGCATGGGCGCGGTGCTCGGCTCCAAGAAGATCAAGGGCATCGTGTTTGCCGGGGACCGAAAACGAAAGGTGGCGGACCCGGAAGGATTGAAGGCCTTTGCCAAGCAATTTCGGAATCACAACATAGACTCCCCGGCAACCAAGGCCTACAGGGCGCGCGGCACCACCCAGATGGTGGCGCTCATGAACACGGTGGGAGCATTCCCCAGCCGCTACTGGTCCGCAGGCTCCTGCGACCATTGGGAGAGGATCAGCGGCGACGCCTTCCATGAACAGCACGAAATCACCCCCCACGCCTGCCTCAAATGCTTCATGGCCTGCGGCCGCAAGGCGCGTATATCCCACGGCCCGCACAAGGGACTGACCATCGAAGGCCCGGAATACGAAACCATCTATGCCTTCGGCGGCCTGTGCATGATCAGAAACATCGATGAGATCGCCCATCTCAACGACCTGTGCGACCGACTCGGCATGGATACCATTTCCGCTGGCAATCTCTGCGCACTGGTGGCCGAGGCATCCAGCCAGGGCCGCCTGGACGCGCCGCTGTCCTACGGCGACGCCAACGGCATTTCCGCCCTGCTGGAACAGATATCCAACAGGGAAGGGCTGGGAAACATCCTTGCAGACGGTATCGTCAAGGCATCAAAACAGCTCGGCCTCTCTGACATGGCCGTGCACGTCAAGGGTCTTGAACCCGCCGGATACGATCCCCGCGTACTCAAGGGAATGGGGCTGACCTACGGCACCTCCCCGCGCGGAGCCTGTCACCTGCGAACCACGTTCTACAAACCCGAATTGGCCGGAATGATTCCGCCGGAAGCCATTGAAGGCAAGGCAGACCTGCTCATTTCCTTTGAAGACAGGCTGGTCATATTCGACTGCCTGATTCTCTGCCGCTTCTATCGGGACATGTACGACTGGGACACCCTGGCCCGGATGCTCACCCTGGTCACGGGTGCCCCATGGGACCAAGACTCACTGCGGAAAGCCGCCGCCAGGGTGGTGGACGACACCCGCCGTTTCAATGTCCGGGAAGGCCTCACGCCCGACGACGACCGGCTGCCGAAAAAACTTCATGAAGCTCTGCCTTCGGGACATTCGATAACCCGGGAGGAATACGCCCTCCTGCTCAACGACTATTACCACCTGCGTGGTTGGGACGAATCGGGAATTCCGCCAATCGACACGCTCGCCAAGGAGAAGCAAAGATATGAGTCTTGA